A genomic window from Sphingobacterium sp. BN32 includes:
- a CDS encoding NACHT domain-containing NTPase, whose amino-acid sequence MDTEIVKLILDVGSPLIKTVIETFVDKRKATQQKGSNFSPEVYSEYLNITVNHLSTINLIGLKGAPRKLDDIYIPATLYCPFGERKEEYHITSFPSLLFEKNNRILVTDTAGMGKSTLLRVLFLLSFKEIEKMPILIDLRRLNESHSIIDELQNLLLPLHRSIDEKSMIEVFIDGGFLFLLDGFDEIAPQHRAVVTKTIKRFIDKTNKNTFVLTSRPEKELTSLPGFKELRIKPLCKKEAFELIERYDRYGETSKALIRRLEDDVNEGIEEFYSNPLLVSLLFTSFNYKPTVPLKKHLFYRQVYDAIFESHDLAKGESFQHPKHSKLDIDDFEKVLRFLGMHTLFELQKIEYTKDELLKVLSKAKTKWRDLDFKESDFLRDLLTTVPLFLDDAGYVRWAHKSLQEYFCAQYIYVDIQDKEPLLKKLFRSSKIYTFENLIDLYSVIDPIAFEQSFVIELLNDYEKNVIIPLSRETGQTDEEKFRRSILFNSYVMLTLIPGDEFDPQYSSMQQLALDRFALEMDNNSSIYEGDLMLSNREEDILLIQKDRYHYTITKIISRRYPHLFRPVKFKDFDWDDEVLEASDVFEATDQFISRKTRRLMDEKKLETIFLNHPDSIFNSLEIFDLEIRILVFLGSITEYLNYDYALNLLRDIRRKRAESDSIDVFDL is encoded by the coding sequence ATGGATACAGAAATTGTCAAACTAATATTAGATGTTGGTAGTCCCCTAATAAAGACTGTAATCGAGACCTTTGTAGATAAAAGAAAAGCGACTCAGCAGAAAGGCTCAAATTTTAGTCCGGAAGTTTATTCTGAATACTTAAATATTACTGTAAACCATCTATCAACAATCAATTTAATAGGACTTAAAGGTGCGCCTAGAAAATTAGACGATATTTATATTCCGGCAACGCTGTATTGTCCGTTCGGTGAACGAAAAGAAGAATATCATATAACAAGTTTTCCCTCATTATTATTTGAGAAGAATAATCGAATTCTTGTTACGGATACTGCGGGCATGGGAAAATCTACTCTTTTGAGAGTGCTTTTTTTATTGTCATTTAAAGAAATAGAAAAAATGCCCATTTTAATCGATCTCCGTCGATTGAATGAATCACATTCGATAATAGATGAATTGCAAAATTTATTGCTTCCGCTGCATCGCAGTATTGATGAAAAATCAATGATCGAAGTATTTATTGATGGTGGTTTTCTCTTTTTATTGGATGGATTCGATGAAATAGCTCCCCAACACAGAGCAGTTGTTACTAAAACTATCAAACGATTTATCGATAAGACGAATAAAAACACATTTGTTCTCACGTCAAGACCAGAAAAGGAGCTAACGTCGCTTCCAGGATTTAAAGAGTTACGAATTAAACCTTTGTGCAAAAAGGAAGCTTTTGAACTAATTGAACGTTACGACCGGTATGGTGAAACGTCCAAAGCTTTGATTCGTCGTCTGGAGGACGATGTTAATGAAGGTATTGAAGAATTTTACTCAAATCCCCTATTGGTTTCACTTCTTTTTACTTCTTTTAATTACAAACCAACTGTACCACTTAAAAAGCATCTATTTTATCGTCAAGTATACGACGCTATTTTCGAGTCACACGATTTGGCGAAAGGTGAGTCGTTTCAACATCCAAAACATTCTAAACTCGATATTGACGATTTCGAAAAGGTACTTCGGTTTCTGGGTATGCATACTCTATTTGAACTTCAAAAAATTGAATATACAAAAGATGAATTGTTAAAAGTCTTAAGTAAGGCTAAAACAAAATGGAGAGATTTAGATTTTAAGGAATCAGACTTCCTTCGTGACCTTTTAACTACAGTTCCGCTTTTTCTGGATGATGCTGGGTATGTGCGATGGGCTCACAAGTCTCTACAAGAATATTTTTGTGCTCAATACATATATGTCGATATCCAGGATAAAGAGCCTCTTCTAAAAAAATTATTCCGCAGCTCTAAAATTTATACATTTGAAAACCTAATCGACCTGTATTCTGTAATAGATCCCATTGCTTTTGAGCAGAGTTTTGTCATAGAATTGTTGAATGATTACGAAAAAAATGTAATCATTCCACTGTCTAGAGAAACTGGTCAAACAGATGAAGAAAAATTTAGAAGATCCATATTGTTTAACAGTTATGTCATGTTAACCCTAATACCAGGTGACGAGTTCGATCCACAATACAGTTCTATGCAACAACTAGCACTTGACAGATTCGCATTGGAAATGGATAATAATTCTTCAATTTATGAAGGGGATTTAATGCTTTCAAACCGTGAAGAGGATATTCTCTTGATACAAAAGGATCGTTACCATTATACGATAACAAAAATAATTAGTCGGAGATACCCACATTTATTCCGCCCTGTAAAATTCAAAGATTTCGATTGGGATGATGAAGTATTAGAAGCTAGCGATGTATTTGAAGCGACAGATCAATTCATCTCAAGAAAGACGCGGAGATTGATGGATGAGAAGAAACTAGAAACTATATTTTTAAATCACCCCGATTCAATTTTCAACAGTTTAGAAATTTTCGATTTAGAGATCCGTATATTAGTATTTTTAGGTTCGATTACTGAATATTTAAATTACGATTACGCATTGAATTTATTGCGTGATATACGAAGAAAACGAGCTGAATCGGATTCTATTGACGTTTTTGATTTATAG
- a CDS encoding HNH endonuclease domain-containing protein — translation MEINFQANDPSVESQWRALILFGKNSATYKFAFGKALLNLVSKGVDEVTLKDLSPLFVESILDHIKSSDKQGNSTTSKFLNACRNFNVGEISYDELLTVTERYGFVNVIDAFQNINGGVIPSKFYEKDFNGNSKRLVITDELLKLGESVQFSNLDDELNARWNLVETAWNLNVSPTLLEVKISDNLEVLYIESDFMKRKDITSARASLNGYQKGKCFYSFQDISIISGSTNLCEVDHFFPHVHKLTINDGGGNVNGIWNLVLADRFVNNHKRARIPEIRFLERLYRRNEFYVNSKHPLGETIINQTGRTPRDRQKFLQHQYNLSLSLSIQQWSPLTEQKATF, via the coding sequence ATGGAGATAAATTTTCAGGCGAATGATCCTAGTGTGGAATCACAATGGCGAGCATTGATACTATTCGGGAAAAACTCCGCGACTTATAAATTTGCGTTTGGGAAAGCTTTACTAAATTTAGTATCGAAAGGTGTCGATGAGGTAACACTCAAAGATTTGTCACCTTTATTTGTAGAAAGTATATTAGATCATATTAAGAGTAGTGATAAGCAAGGCAATTCTACGACTAGTAAATTTTTAAATGCGTGTCGTAATTTCAACGTCGGAGAGATTTCCTATGACGAGCTTTTGACTGTCACTGAGCGATACGGATTTGTAAATGTGATCGACGCGTTTCAAAACATCAATGGTGGCGTAATTCCTTCGAAATTTTACGAAAAGGATTTTAACGGCAACTCAAAACGATTGGTAATTACCGATGAATTGTTGAAGCTGGGAGAAAGCGTGCAATTTTCGAACCTAGACGATGAACTTAATGCACGTTGGAATCTTGTTGAAACTGCTTGGAATTTGAATGTTTCTCCAACTCTTTTAGAAGTGAAAATTAGCGATAATTTAGAGGTTCTCTACATAGAAAGTGATTTTATGAAGAGAAAGGATATTACTTCAGCACGTGCCTCTTTAAATGGATATCAAAAAGGAAAATGCTTTTATTCTTTTCAAGATATTTCAATTATTTCTGGTTCAACAAATCTTTGTGAGGTTGATCATTTTTTTCCTCATGTTCATAAGCTGACGATTAATGATGGCGGTGGCAATGTGAACGGTATTTGGAATCTTGTATTAGCAGATAGATTCGTAAATAATCATAAAAGAGCTCGGATACCTGAAATCAGATTTTTAGAAAGACTTTACAGGAGGAATGAGTTTTATGTTAATAGCAAGCATCCACTTGGAGAAACAATTATTAATCAAACAGGTCGAACACCGCGTGATAGACAAAAGTTTTTGCAGCACCAATACAATTTATCTTTAAGTTTGTCAATTCAACAATGGTCGCCTCTTACTGAACAAAAAGCAACATTTTAA
- a CDS encoding HIT family protein — protein sequence MKDFTSITPDKILYRNDYFFIIKDGFPVNPGHLLIISNEVRRDYFELTQDEVINLPVAIAKAKQLIEEENSPEGYNIGMNCGATAGQTVFHFHCHIIPRYEGDMENPRGGVRHVIPSKGNY from the coding sequence ATGAAAGATTTTACTTCGATTACTCCAGACAAGATTCTATATAGAAATGATTACTTCTTTATTATAAAAGATGGTTTTCCTGTCAATCCAGGCCATCTATTGATTATTTCTAACGAGGTTCGCCGCGATTATTTCGAATTGACGCAGGATGAGGTTATAAATCTTCCTGTTGCAATAGCTAAAGCCAAGCAGTTGATTGAGGAGGAAAATAGCCCTGAGGGATATAATATTGGAATGAATTGCGGTGCTACTGCAGGTCAAACAGTTTTTCATTTTCATTGTCATATTATTCCTCGCTATGAGGGTGATATGGAAAATCCTCGAGGTGGAGTGCGTCACGTGATTCCATCAAAAGGAAATTATTGA